Proteins encoded in a region of the Eulemur rufifrons isolate Redbay chromosome 15, OSU_ERuf_1, whole genome shotgun sequence genome:
- the SATL1 gene encoding spermidine/spermine N(1)-acetyltransferase-like protein 1 — protein sequence MSQSDLNQSSLPDMKETVTRQPSISLIGMNQLDMNQPSTSLQNMNQLGMNQQGTSEPPMRQSGTSLPDINQPSMKQPGTWQLGISQSDIYQPGLSQSGMWQPGMSQPVLGQPGMWHRGMWQAGPRQPGTSSSSTSHSGMSQLDMSQSNTTLSGTLQLGLSQSNMSQLGRSQSGMSQPGTSQPVLSYPGMWQPVLNHPGMWQSGMSQPVLGHPGMWQSGMSQPVLGHPGMNQPVLNHPGMWQSGMSQPVLGHPGMSQPVLNHSGMWQSGMSQPVLGHPSMSQPVLSHPGMWQTGPRQPGTSSSSTNQSGMSQLDTKQSDTSLSGTTQLGLSQSSTSQLDMSQLGRSQLGMSQPGMWQPILSHPGMSQPVLSHPGMWQPGMSQQVLNHPGMSQAVLSHPGMWQIGPRQPGTSSSSTNQSSMSQLDTNQSYTSLSGTTQLGLSQSSASQLDISQLGRNQLGMSQAGMWQPGMSQPVLSHPGMSQQVLSHPGMSQPVLSHPGVWQTGPGQPGTSSSSTNQSGMSHQLGMSQPGTWQRVLSQPGMWQRVLSQPVLGQPGMWQPGRSHPDLSQLGLSQPNMHFLQVRPAEPRDCPEILRLIKELAACEDMLDEVTLTATDLLRDGFGNNPLFYCLIAEVYSQQKPSVTTGFAMYYFTYDPWIGKLLHLEDFYVIQAYQGLGIGAELLKRLSQIAIRSQCNCMNFLVVIWNEASVEYYTRRGALDLSSEEGWHLFRFNREELMDMAREE from the exons ATGAGCCAATCAGACCTGAACCAATCAAGTTTACCAGACATGAAGGAAACAGTCACAAGACAGCCAAGCATAAGCTTAATTGGTATGAACCAACTAGATATGAACCAACCGAGCACAAGCCTACAGAACATGAACCAACTGGGCATGAACCAACAGGGTACGAGTGAACCACCCATGAGGCAATCAGGCACAAGCCTCCCAGACATAAACCAACCCAGCATGAAACAACCAGGCACATGGCAACTAGGTATAAGCCAATCAGACATATACCAACCAGGCCTGAGCCAGTCAGGCATGTGGCAACCAGGCATGAGCCAACCAGTCCTGGGCCAACCAGGCATGTGGCATCGAGGCATGTGGCAAGCAGGTCCAAGGCAACCAGGTACCAGCTCATCAAGTACGAGTCACTCAGGCATGAGTCAGCTAGACATGAGCCAATCAAATACAACTCTATCAGGCACTCTACAACTAGGCTTGAGCCAATCAAATATGAGTCAACTAGGTAGGAGCCAATCAGGCATGAGCCAACCAGGCACGAGTCAACCAGTCCTGAGCTACCCAGGCATGTGGCAACCAGTCCTGAACCACCCAGGCATGTGGCAATCAGGCATGAGTCAACCAGTCCTGGGCCACCCAGGCATGTGGCAATCAGGCATGAGTCAACCAGTCCTGGGCCACCCAGGCATGAACCAACCAGTCCTGAACCACCCAGGCATGTGGCAATCAGGCATGAGTCAACCAGTCCTGGGCCACCCAGGCATGAGCCAACCAGTCCTGAACCACTCAGGCATGTGGCAATCAGGCATGAGTCAACCAGTCCTGGGCCACCCAAGCATGAGCCAACCAGTCCTGAGCCACCCAGGCATGTGGCAAACAGGCCCAAGGCAACCAGGTACCAGCTCATCAAGTACAAATCAATCAGGCATGAGTCAGCTAGACACGAAGCAATCAGATACAAGTCTATCAGGCACTACACAACTAGGCTTGAGCCAATCAAGTACAAGTCAACTAGACATGAGTCAACTAGGTAGGAGCCAATTAGGCATGAGCCAGCCAGGCATGTGGCAACCCATACTGAGCCACCCAGGCATGAGTCAACCAGTCCTGAGCCACCCAGGCATGTGGCAACCAGGCATGAGTCAACAAGTCCTGAACCATCCAGGTATGAGCCAAGCAGTCCTGAGCCACCCAGGCATGTGGCAAATAGGCCCAAGGCAACCAGGTACCAGCTCATCAAGTACAAATCAATCAAGCATGAGTCAGCTAGACACGAACCAATCATATACAAGTCTATCAGGCACTACACAACTAGGCTTGAGCCAATCAAGTGCGAGTCAACTAGACATAAGTCAACTAGGTAGGAACCAATTAGGCATGAGCCAAGCAGGCATGTGGCAACCAGGCATGAGTCAACCAGTCCTGAGCCACCCAGGCATGAGTCAACAAGTCCTGAGCCATCCAGGCATGAGCCAACCAGTCCTGAGCCACCCAGGCGTGTGGCAAACAGGCCCAGGGCAACCAGGTACCAGCTCATCAAGTACAAATCAATCAGGCATGAGTCA CCAATTAGGCATGAGCCAACCAGGCACATGGCAACGAGTACTGAGCCAACCAGGCATGTGGCAACGAGTACTGAGCCAACCAG TCCTGGGCCAACCAGGCATGTGGCAGCCAGGTCGAAGTCACCCAGACCTGAGCCAACTAGGCCTTAGTCAACCAAA CATGCATTTTCTCCAAGTAAGACCTGCAGAACCTCGAGACTGCCCAGAAATCCTGCGACTGATTAAAGAATTGGCTGCCTGTGAAGACATGCTAGATGAAGTGACGTTAACAGCAACTGATTTACTCAGAGATGGCTTTGGGAACAATCCCCTTTTCTACTGCCTGATTGCCGAAGTATACAGTCAACAAAAACCATCAGTGACCACTGGATTTGCCATGTACTATTTTACATATGATCCCTGGATTGGTAAGTTACTTCACCTAGAGGACTTTTATGTCATACAAGCTTACCAAGGTCTAGGTATTGGAGCTGAGTTGCTGAAGAGGCTAAGTCAGATAGCCATCAGAAGCCAATGTAACTGCATGAACTTTCTCGTCGTCATTTGGAACGAGGCTTCTGTTGAGTACTACACTCGTCGAGGGGCTTTAGACCTTTCCTCTGAAGAGGGCTGGCATCTGTTCAGGTTTAACAGAGAAGAACTCATGGACATGGCAAGGGAAGAATGA